A section of the Thermotoga caldifontis AZM44c09 genome encodes:
- the lnt gene encoding apolipoprotein N-acyltransferase: MSLLFLALSSVLTALAMPGFLLGFFVWFSLIFLFMALENKSVFESTLYGFLYFFFFSAINLYWVLPVLVENLPRTFSRFPGWLGFFVFLLMLVIEALPFALFGLLYAIGKRSVENRVWLDAVFVASLYTLMDYLRGLGEMGFTGGTLADALYREVGLLQLAPIVGSYGLTFLIVLVNRLLYTMMKKSSRPIERIALIVLLIVLVSHSVENFLPLPQDGETKLVALQTHVTPEEKYRSSSMELYKKLEGHLEKLRNALIVLPEDVFPSDPTSDEVGERLYKLASERNLKIVLGAVSKEGPKNSLFLIDEWGIRRIYSKVKLFPFVETLPYEKIFGAFDFLKGLVYFQPGEAFSPVKVEGYPSMGFQICFESYFSEPSRKLVSKGAEVLIVCTNDGWFAYNTALMQHFSKAVFRAVETRRQLVQVSNAGITGVVDPYGRIVKVSPVRMYDALEVSLIPREGITFYTKYGDLVVWFCVGFVLLCLLLPSQRRIRVRRIWR; encoded by the coding sequence ATGAGCCTTCTCTTCCTCGCCCTTTCGAGTGTCTTGACGGCTCTGGCGATGCCAGGCTTTCTCTTAGGCTTTTTCGTGTGGTTCAGTTTGATATTCCTCTTCATGGCCCTCGAGAACAAAAGCGTTTTCGAAAGTACGCTGTACGGTTTTCTGTACTTTTTCTTCTTCAGTGCGATCAACCTCTACTGGGTGCTACCGGTTCTCGTGGAGAATCTGCCCAGAACGTTTTCGCGGTTTCCGGGCTGGCTCGGATTCTTCGTCTTCCTGCTCATGCTGGTCATCGAAGCGCTACCCTTCGCCCTGTTCGGCTTGCTGTACGCGATCGGAAAAAGATCGGTTGAGAACCGTGTGTGGCTGGACGCGGTCTTCGTCGCATCACTCTACACCCTGATGGATTATCTGAGGGGTCTCGGTGAGATGGGATTCACGGGTGGTACGCTCGCGGACGCCCTGTACAGAGAAGTCGGATTGCTCCAGCTTGCACCCATCGTGGGTTCCTACGGTCTGACGTTTCTGATCGTTCTGGTCAACAGGTTGCTGTACACGATGATGAAGAAGAGTTCAAGACCGATCGAAAGGATCGCCCTGATCGTGCTTTTGATCGTTCTCGTTTCGCACAGTGTGGAGAATTTCCTGCCCCTGCCTCAAGACGGTGAAACGAAGTTGGTGGCGCTGCAGACCCATGTCACACCTGAGGAGAAGTACAGATCCTCGAGCATGGAGCTATACAAAAAACTTGAAGGGCACCTGGAGAAGCTCAGAAACGCGCTGATCGTCCTGCCGGAAGACGTGTTTCCTTCAGATCCAACGAGCGATGAAGTCGGAGAAAGGCTCTACAAACTCGCCAGCGAAAGGAATTTGAAGATCGTACTTGGTGCAGTATCGAAAGAAGGGCCGAAGAACAGCCTCTTCTTGATCGATGAGTGGGGTATCAGGAGGATCTACTCCAAGGTCAAGCTCTTCCCGTTCGTGGAGACGTTGCCTTACGAAAAGATCTTCGGTGCCTTCGACTTTTTGAAGGGCCTGGTTTACTTCCAGCCCGGCGAAGCTTTCTCACCCGTGAAGGTCGAAGGTTATCCTTCGATGGGATTTCAGATATGCTTCGAATCGTACTTCAGCGAGCCGTCTCGAAAGCTTGTCAGCAAGGGTGCCGAAGTTTTGATAGTCTGTACGAACGACGGCTGGTTCGCCTACAACACCGCTCTCATGCAACATTTCTCAAAAGCTGTCTTTCGAGCGGTGGAGACCAGACGCCAACTGGTTCAGGTTTCCAACGCGGGCATAACTGGCGTCGTGGATCCTTACGGAAGGATCGTGAAGGTCTCACCTGTGAGGATGTACGACGCGCTGGAAGTGAGTTTGATCCCGCGCGAAGGGATCACCTTCTACACGAAGTACGGAGACCTCGTGGTGTGGTTCTGCGTCGGCTTTGTTCTTCTGTGTCTTCTGTTACCAAGTCAGCGGAGGATTCGGGTGAGGAGGATCTGGAGATGA
- a CDS encoding phosphopentomutase, with protein sequence MRVIAIVLDSVGIGELPDAHLYSDEGSNTLVNTARAVGGLNLPNLAKMGLGNLDDIPGVPRMPAMGAYGIMLEKSPGKDSTTGHWELAGIVLKKPFDLFPNGFPKELIEEFERRTGRKVIGNKPASGTEIIKELGPEHERTGALIVYTSADSVFQIAAKEEIVPVEELYRYCEIARNLLDEMGFKVARVIARPFTGEWPNYVRTPRRHDYSLPPEGRTLLDILTENNIPVYGVGKIYDLYAGRGITESFKTEDNMDGVDKTIWVMKNKKHDCMIFTNLVDYDMKYGHRNDVKGYARALEEFDARLPEIWSAMQQDDVLFITADHGCDPTTPSTDHSRERVPILVCGERVCKDVNLGVRESFADFGQTVADIFQVERLANGVSFKDLLFNCSNR encoded by the coding sequence ATGAGGGTGATCGCGATCGTTCTTGACAGCGTCGGTATAGGTGAACTCCCCGATGCACACCTCTACAGTGATGAGGGGAGCAACACGCTCGTGAACACCGCGAGGGCCGTGGGAGGCCTGAACTTACCAAATCTGGCGAAGATGGGCCTCGGTAATCTGGACGACATCCCAGGCGTTCCGAGAATGCCCGCCATGGGTGCTTACGGCATCATGCTCGAAAAGAGTCCCGGGAAGGATTCAACGACGGGGCACTGGGAACTCGCGGGTATCGTGCTCAAAAAACCGTTCGATCTTTTCCCCAACGGTTTTCCGAAAGAATTGATAGAGGAATTCGAACGGAGGACCGGCAGGAAAGTGATCGGAAACAAACCTGCCTCGGGCACCGAGATCATAAAAGAACTCGGACCGGAGCATGAAAGAACGGGAGCCCTGATCGTCTACACCTCCGCGGACAGCGTTTTTCAGATCGCCGCCAAGGAAGAAATAGTCCCCGTCGAAGAACTTTACAGATACTGCGAGATCGCGCGGAACCTGCTCGACGAGATGGGATTCAAGGTCGCCAGAGTGATCGCGAGGCCCTTCACGGGCGAGTGGCCCAACTACGTGAGAACGCCCAGAAGACACGATTATTCCCTGCCGCCGGAGGGACGCACGCTGCTGGATATACTGACAGAAAACAACATTCCAGTCTACGGCGTGGGCAAAATATACGATCTTTACGCTGGAAGGGGAATAACGGAAAGCTTCAAGACCGAGGACAACATGGACGGTGTGGACAAAACGATCTGGGTGATGAAGAACAAAAAGCACGATTGCATGATCTTCACCAATTTGGTCGACTACGACATGAAGTACGGACACAGGAACGATGTGAAAGGGTACGCAAGGGCACTCGAGGAGTTCGATGCGAGGCTTCCAGAAATCTGGAGCGCCATGCAGCAGGACGACGTTCTGTTCATCACGGCGGACCACGGGTGCGATCCTACCACACCATCGACGGACCATTCGAGAGAGAGGGTGCCCATCTTGGTCTGCGGTGAACGCGTGTGTAAAGATGTAAATCTGGGCGTCAGAGAATCCTTCGCCGATTTTGGACAAACCGTGGCCGACATCTTCCAGGTTGAAAGACTCGCCAACGGTGTCTCGTTCAAAGACCTCCTTTTCAATTGCTCAAACCGATGA
- a CDS encoding 2-hydroxyacyl-CoA dehydratase family protein gives MSRKSVAYGSLVRLFWKRPTAARKLLKFGVGLELARRKAVAAVKNDFSSWIDLSALSIVASAFSGEEIALVNLFFPTEIMAGFGLKCVSAEGLAGTLAAMHLEDFALARAEAMGVSKNTCSFHRAGLGLNLLKMLRNVKAVAVTNMLCDGNIPAFRTMAQLHGVEPVVLDVPRTFDQSGIEYVSRQLENAVYELENQLNRKFDHRKFEEQLKVESEIFETLREIYPKLCERPVKLHLYQHVNLLYALHVGPDVYMLRAVRSLRKQLETPTEHIDKRFLWMHLSPYYDNVLNEIFSKHSRYTVVACELSWDWMDWKVDVNHPFKSIAEKLLLNPLLSTVDRRAQFAKKLALDFRVDGVIHFNHLGCKQSSGSVELVKRAFEELKIPFLSLDGDCVDHTNGSAEQFKTRVEAFLEMIR, from the coding sequence ATGAGCAGGAAGAGTGTAGCTTACGGTAGCTTGGTCAGACTCTTCTGGAAGAGACCGACCGCGGCGCGGAAGTTGCTCAAATTCGGTGTCGGGCTGGAACTTGCGCGCCGCAAGGCTGTCGCGGCTGTGAAAAACGATTTTTCGAGCTGGATCGATCTTTCGGCACTTTCGATCGTTGCCTCCGCCTTCAGCGGCGAAGAGATCGCGCTGGTCAATCTGTTCTTCCCGACGGAGATCATGGCCGGTTTTGGCTTGAAGTGCGTCTCTGCCGAAGGGCTTGCGGGCACGCTCGCCGCGATGCACCTGGAAGATTTCGCGCTCGCCCGGGCGGAGGCGATGGGCGTTTCGAAGAACACCTGCTCCTTCCACCGTGCAGGGCTCGGTTTGAACCTTTTGAAGATGCTGAGAAACGTCAAAGCCGTTGCGGTCACTAACATGCTCTGCGACGGCAACATTCCCGCGTTCAGAACGATGGCCCAGCTGCACGGTGTCGAGCCTGTGGTGCTCGACGTTCCGCGGACCTTCGACCAGTCAGGGATTGAATACGTCTCAAGACAGCTGGAAAACGCAGTCTACGAATTGGAAAACCAGTTGAACAGGAAGTTCGACCACAGGAAGTTCGAAGAGCAGCTGAAGGTGGAGTCGGAGATCTTCGAGACGTTGAGAGAGATCTATCCAAAGCTGTGCGAGCGACCCGTCAAGCTGCATCTGTACCAGCACGTGAATCTGCTCTACGCCCTTCACGTCGGGCCGGATGTGTACATGCTGAGGGCCGTCCGATCGCTCAGAAAACAGCTCGAAACTCCAACCGAGCACATCGATAAAAGGTTCCTCTGGATGCACCTGAGCCCCTACTACGACAACGTTCTGAACGAAATTTTCTCCAAACACAGCCGCTACACGGTGGTGGCCTGCGAACTTTCGTGGGACTGGATGGACTGGAAGGTGGACGTGAACCATCCGTTCAAAAGTATCGCGGAAAAGCTGCTGCTCAATCCTTTATTGAGTACGGTGGATAGAAGAGCACAGTTTGCGAAGAAACTCGCCCTCGACTTCAGAGTCGATGGCGTTATACACTTCAACCACCTTGGGTGTAAACAATCGAGCGGTTCCGTCGAACTCGTGAAGAGAGCTTTCGAAGAACTGAAGATCCCCTTTCTGTCGCTGGACGGAGACTGTGTGGATCACACGAACGGTTCTGCCGAACAGTTCAAAACGAGGGTCGAGGCTTTCCTGGAGATGATCCGATGA